The following are encoded in a window of Lactobacillus acidophilus genomic DNA:
- a CDS encoding glycosyltransferase family 8 protein has product MTVPVFYSISDDFTKYAAVSLHSLVKYTNPDTDYTVYFLNQDLSDEHKKDLSALGSKNVHVEFFHIDDELVKPIQNRKENFLRADFFTMSIFYRLFIPELFPQYDKAIYIDSDTVVNDDIAKLYNTELGNNLFGACTDSSIQFVPKMIKYIKDVLSLDPKKYINSGMLVMNAKAFRDKKFIYHFMNLLEKYHFDCIAPDQDYLNEMGEGSILHLNPRWDAMPNENTEPISNPGLIHYNLFFKPWHFKGVQYEDYFWENAKETKFYDELKAELENYTDQEREADRQKLDHMLLKEDKTEQDPNNWARVKEREAVKL; this is encoded by the coding sequence ATGACAGTACCAGTTTTTTACAGCATTAGCGATGACTTTACAAAGTATGCTGCTGTTTCATTACATTCCCTGGTTAAATATACAAATCCTGATACAGATTACACTGTATATTTTCTAAATCAAGATTTATCAGATGAACACAAGAAAGATTTAAGTGCTCTCGGTAGTAAAAATGTTCACGTAGAATTTTTTCATATTGATGATGAATTAGTTAAACCAATTCAAAACCGTAAAGAAAATTTCTTACGTGCTGATTTTTTCACTATGTCTATCTTTTATCGCTTATTTATTCCAGAATTATTCCCACAATACGATAAGGCAATTTATATTGATAGCGATACTGTCGTTAATGATGATATAGCCAAGCTCTATAACACAGAATTAGGCAATAATTTATTCGGGGCTTGTACTGATTCTTCAATTCAGTTTGTCCCTAAGATGATTAAATACATCAAGGACGTTTTGTCACTTGATCCTAAGAAATATATCAACTCAGGAATGCTAGTAATGAATGCTAAAGCCTTTCGTGATAAAAAATTCATTTATCATTTCATGAATTTACTTGAAAAGTATCACTTTGATTGTATTGCACCTGATCAAGATTATTTAAACGAGATGGGCGAAGGCAGCATTTTGCACCTTAACCCACGTTGGGACGCTATGCCTAATGAAAATACCGAACCTATCTCCAATCCTGGATTAATTCACTACAATCTTTTCTTTAAACCATGGCATTTTAAGGGCGTACAATACGAAGATTATTTCTGGGAAAATGCTAAAGAAACTAAGTTTTATGATGAATTAAAAGCTGAACTTGAGAATTATACTGATCAAGAGCGCGAAGCTGATCGCCAAAAGCTTGATCATATGCTTTTAAAAGAAGATAAAACAGAACAAGACCCTAACAATTGGGCCCGAGTTAAAGAACGTGAGGCAGTAAAATTATGA
- a CDS encoding lysophospholipid acyltransferase family protein: MIFGDNREEVIKNIKEAANDRDFTAKVEIGDPQLSLDERLKLVDEYWENRKTFSSKLNNRVGHVIFDTLAKTLAGSIEFKGLENLSNLPIGGAVITSNHFNQIDSLPIKLLADKMQHQLSIVIEDTNLKLPGFFRYLMNYVGTIPLVQSPSYIANIFPKHLSNALAKNNWVLIYPEQEMWWNYRKPRKLQRGAYYFAAKQNVPIISVFVEIRDLPKIEKKDPNFYETKYIVHVLPPIFPDVSLSANENAHKMMEQDYAQKVAAYEKVYGKKLNYDFLDWDIAGWRGHLS; this comes from the coding sequence ATGATCTTTGGAGATAATCGCGAAGAAGTAATTAAGAATATCAAAGAAGCCGCTAATGACCGAGACTTCACGGCAAAAGTTGAAATCGGTGATCCACAATTATCCCTTGACGAAAGACTAAAACTGGTCGATGAATATTGGGAAAATCGTAAAACTTTTTCTAGCAAATTAAATAATCGTGTTGGCCACGTAATTTTTGATACTCTTGCTAAAACTTTAGCTGGTTCAATCGAATTTAAAGGACTAGAAAATTTAAGTAATTTACCTATTGGCGGGGCAGTTATAACTTCAAATCATTTTAATCAAATTGATTCCTTACCAATTAAATTATTAGCTGACAAAATGCAACATCAACTTTCAATCGTAATTGAAGATACCAATTTAAAATTACCTGGATTTTTCCGTTATTTGATGAATTATGTTGGAACAATTCCTTTAGTCCAAAGTCCCAGCTACATAGCTAATATTTTTCCTAAACACTTAAGTAATGCATTAGCTAAAAACAACTGGGTTCTGATTTATCCAGAACAAGAAATGTGGTGGAACTATCGTAAACCACGTAAACTGCAACGTGGTGCCTATTACTTTGCCGCTAAACAAAATGTACCGATCATTTCTGTTTTTGTCGAAATACGGGATCTACCTAAAATCGAAAAAAAGGATCCTAACTTCTATGAAACTAAATATATAGTACATGTCCTGCCACCAATTTTTCCCGATGTATCACTTAGCGCTAATGAAAACGCACATAAGATGATGGAACAAGATTATGCTCAAAAAGTTGCTGCTTATGAAAAAGTTTATGGTAAAAAACTAAATTATGACTTCCTAGATTGGGATATTGCAGGTTGGCGAGGTCATCTTTCGTAA
- a CDS encoding cytochrome b5 domain-containing protein translates to MKQFTKETLSNYDGKNGRPAYIAVNGIVYDVTNNAHWVNGEHHGIRAGKDVSFDLTNTSPHGEKVLVNANQVGVYN, encoded by the coding sequence ATGAAACAATTTACAAAAGAAACTCTGTCAAATTATGATGGTAAAAACGGCCGACCTGCTTATATTGCAGTTAATGGTATCGTTTATGACGTAACCAACAATGCTCATTGGGTTAACGGTGAACACCACGGTATAAGAGCCGGAAAAGATGTAAGCTTTGACTTAACTAATACATCTCCTCATGGAGAAAAAGTCTTAGTTAATGCTAATCAAGTTGGTGTATACAACTAA
- a CDS encoding LysR family transcriptional regulator, with protein sequence MNLNQFYYFNELAKQHQFSKAAKHLNISQPSLSNSIKSLEKELDCNLIERKNGRIELTKYGQIFLETSESVISVFEKIKRDIKKAKRGENNTIEIGCIPTATNTFLPQVLSLFNKQNSKSIHYIYHPNISDYICLEVYNGNYDIGICESVDKYKNDLTFYSLYTEDTTVTTKKGSLLASKTKFSKNTRTIYLVYNPKLVLSKPVLNLIDFITK encoded by the coding sequence ATGAATTTAAATCAATTTTACTATTTTAATGAATTAGCCAAGCAACATCAATTTTCCAAGGCAGCTAAACACCTTAACATCTCACAGCCTAGCCTATCGAATTCCATCAAATCATTAGAAAAAGAACTAGACTGTAACTTAATTGAACGAAAAAATGGACGAATAGAACTAACAAAATATGGTCAAATTTTTCTTGAAACATCTGAATCTGTAATTTCAGTCTTTGAAAAAATTAAACGTGATATTAAAAAAGCTAAAAGAGGTGAAAATAATACCATAGAAATAGGTTGTATTCCTACTGCAACAAATACTTTTTTACCACAGGTTCTTTCCTTATTTAATAAACAAAATTCAAAATCGATTCATTATATCTATCATCCAAATATTTCAGATTATATTTGTCTTGAAGTATACAATGGTAATTATGATATCGGTATTTGCGAGAGTGTCGATAAATATAAAAATGACTTAACTTTCTATTCTTTATATACTGAAGACACTACCGTAACTACAAAAAAAGGATCCCTTTTGGCTTCAAAAACTAAATTTTCTAAAAATACACGTACAATTTATCTAGTTTATAATCCTAAGCTCGTACTATCAAAACCCGTTTTAAATTTAATAGATTTTATTACAAAATAA
- a CDS encoding peptide deformylase → MAVKNIIHDQLFLMQKSTLANAKDMQVAVDLRDTLLANRNKAAGLAANMIGEAKRIIAFYIVGMPMVMFNPKIIQKGNEYLATEGCLSLNGERPVKRYEHITVKYQNINLEYETQEFSGFVAETIQHEIDHCDGKII, encoded by the coding sequence ATGGCAGTAAAAAATATAATTCATGATCAACTTTTTTTAATGCAAAAATCTACTTTGGCAAACGCAAAAGATATGCAAGTGGCAGTTGATTTACGTGATACGTTATTAGCAAATAGAAATAAAGCAGCAGGTTTAGCAGCCAATATGATTGGAGAAGCTAAAAGAATTATTGCGTTTTATATAGTAGGAATGCCTATGGTGATGTTTAATCCAAAAATTATCCAAAAAGGTAATGAGTATTTAGCAACTGAAGGATGTTTATCTTTAAATGGTGAACGACCAGTAAAAAGATATGAGCATATTACAGTGAAATATCAAAATATAAATCTAGAGTATGAAACGCAAGAGTTTTCAGGCTTTGTTGCTGAAACGATTCAACATGAAATAGATCATTGTGATGGAAAAATAATCTAA
- a CDS encoding serine hydrolase domain-containing protein, with amino-acid sequence MRNFVRNVFAQNNSRGSAVIIKDGQPQQISYGWAWYGKKIGNGNERVVYPTGSLQKVITAAIIIQLMNENLHTNQRFSQYTKISRWYPNLKNADNITLGQLMTHTSGINAVNTEIDRNINYSEDDAINWAIDNVNNTSTGTPGTYFYNNTNYILLAGIIKKISGQSYEENFNNRIVNKLGLANTFLYQNIPSWKTDPISYIWNNGKNYQEPEYVSRSLASQLPGAGNMFTTPIDYYKIQLGLTNGSILSREDFRYLTHLKNRVNDYSGGLYLDNNDTIKSAYGNLTNTHFGAWIQMTADNRNGLIMFLNQTSGDENAQKQMGYQILNHIKPYTFLSR; translated from the coding sequence ATGCGTAATTTTGTACGTAATGTTTTTGCACAAAATAATAGTCGCGGTAGCGCGGTAATTATTAAGGATGGTCAACCGCAACAAATTAGTTACGGTTGGGCCTGGTATGGTAAAAAGATCGGCAATGGTAATGAACGCGTAGTTTATCCTACAGGTTCTTTACAAAAAGTTATTACTGCCGCAATTATTATTCAATTAATGAATGAAAATTTGCATACTAACCAACGCTTTTCACAATATACAAAAATTTCGCGTTGGTATCCTAATCTAAAAAATGCCGATAATATTACCTTAGGTCAACTGATGACACACACTTCAGGTATCAATGCAGTTAACACTGAAATTGATCGTAATATTAATTATTCAGAAGACGATGCAATCAACTGGGCAATTGATAATGTGAACAACACTAGCACAGGCACCCCAGGAACATACTTTTACAATAATACGAACTACATTTTGCTTGCAGGAATTATCAAAAAAATTAGTGGCCAATCCTATGAAGAGAATTTTAACAATCGAATTGTTAACAAACTTGGTTTAGCCAATACATTCCTTTATCAAAACATCCCTAGCTGGAAGACAGATCCAATTTCTTATATATGGAACAATGGCAAAAACTATCAAGAACCTGAATATGTTTCAAGATCATTAGCCTCTCAACTACCGGGTGCGGGGAACATGTTCACCACACCAATTGATTATTACAAAATTCAGCTTGGTTTAACTAATGGAAGTATTTTAAGTCGAGAGGACTTTAGGTATCTTACTCATTTAAAAAATAGAGTAAATGATTACTCTGGTGGTCTATATCTTGATAATAATGACACTATTAAATCTGCTTATGGAAATTTAACAAATACTCACTTTGGTGCATGGATTCAAATGACGGCTGATAACCGCAATGGGTTAATCATGTTTTTAAACCAAACATCAGGCGATGAAAATGCCCAAAAGCAAATGGGATATCAAATTTTAAATCATATTAAGCCATATACATTCCTTAGTAGATAA
- a CDS encoding DUF3427 domain-containing protein — protein MADAMQDAILNGLYDSSYPGSETLGPSILSNNHDEKIWSILRNELYSCTGFTWAVAFITQDMLVPLKVVLADLAQKNVSGTIITGSYLNFNNPKVFEELKKIPNLEIKVATESGFHAKGYLFEHKDYQTVVIGSANFTRAALLTNYEWALKISSKTQADLTRQMAQKLAELEKNSFVLTDEWLAEYKKNWIKPVSNTKKIVSNAKIEPNQMQKAALKNLNSLVNEGAKRALVVSATGTGKTYLGAFAVKDFKPKKFLYIVHRQQIAKKTLDSFYKVIGGAKSDYGILSGNHHDTDKRYLFATIQTLSQDNVLDDLVRNEFDYILIDEAHRTAAPSYQKIINYFQPKFLLGMTATPERMDEQNVYQIFDYNLAYEIRLRDALEEKMLAPFHYVGVQDYESNNQIIDETTNLRYLASKERVNYVLKEMDYYGYCGDKAKGLVFCSRQEEAHELANLFSEKGHPAVALTNKDSDKKRIEVVSQLADGDIEYIIAVDLFNEGIDIPSLNQIIMLRNTQSAIVFIQQLGRGLRKYPGKEFVTILDFIGNYKNNYLIPIALNQDNSRDKDKVKRETRLPNFIDVSTINFSKIASDRILASLDQIKLDSMRELRSSYQELKNKLGRIPFLLDFYQYGTVAPEVFANNHGLSSYATFLEKMGEPIELNKYEDEVLSFVTKELLNGKRAHELVLLKMLLKQNFVKQEDYLAKLQHKKIYVNDEVLSSVDDILDLSFFDVKQGKTTKKAQYGDRPLIEHSNLFDYKLNDELRNALNKNSMFKQLFKDVIDVGLELNRQYNNQSQFTLYQQYDRKDACRLLNWAKDVSAPMYGYRVGEKDTPIFITYRKDDHEKRNALYHNTLEDGRSLRWYTRVPRHLDSEEVKKLLHTKDMHLHLFVKRSDADGKQFFYLGEATIQADSVKEELLGVKKKPAVGMNLLLKHPLDNSMHELLFE, from the coding sequence ATGGCAGATGCAATGCAAGATGCGATCTTAAATGGTTTGTATGATTCATCCTATCCTGGTAGTGAAACATTAGGTCCAAGTATTTTAAGTAATAATCATGATGAAAAAATTTGGTCAATTTTGAGAAACGAATTATATAGTTGTACAGGATTTACGTGGGCAGTAGCGTTTATAACTCAAGATATGCTTGTTCCTTTGAAAGTTGTACTTGCTGATTTAGCGCAAAAAAATGTCAGTGGAACAATAATTACAGGAAGCTATTTAAATTTTAATAATCCAAAAGTTTTTGAAGAATTAAAGAAAATTCCTAACTTAGAAATAAAAGTCGCAACAGAAAGTGGCTTTCATGCCAAGGGATATTTGTTTGAACATAAAGATTATCAAACAGTGGTAATTGGTAGTGCCAACTTTACCCGAGCAGCGCTTCTTACCAATTATGAATGGGCTCTGAAGATTAGTTCAAAAACTCAGGCTGATCTAACTAGACAAATGGCACAAAAACTTGCTGAATTAGAAAAGAATAGTTTTGTTCTTACTGATGAATGGCTAGCTGAATACAAGAAAAATTGGATTAAACCTGTAAGTAATACTAAAAAAATCGTTTCAAATGCAAAAATTGAGCCGAATCAAATGCAGAAAGCTGCTTTAAAAAATTTAAATTCATTAGTAAATGAAGGAGCTAAGCGGGCTTTAGTAGTTTCGGCTACTGGAACGGGTAAGACTTATTTAGGTGCTTTTGCTGTAAAAGACTTTAAGCCTAAAAAATTTTTATATATAGTGCATCGTCAGCAAATAGCTAAAAAAACTCTTGATAGTTTTTACAAAGTAATTGGTGGAGCAAAGTCAGATTATGGCATATTAAGCGGTAATCACCATGATACTGATAAAAGATATTTATTTGCTACAATTCAAACATTAAGCCAAGATAATGTGCTTGATGATCTAGTTAGAAACGAATTTGATTACATTTTAATTGATGAGGCACATAGAACTGCCGCTCCTAGTTATCAGAAAATTATAAATTATTTTCAACCTAAATTCTTATTAGGGATGACAGCGACGCCTGAAAGAATGGATGAGCAAAATGTGTATCAAATTTTTGACTATAATTTGGCATATGAGATTCGGTTGAGGGATGCATTAGAAGAAAAGATGTTGGCTCCTTTTCATTATGTGGGTGTGCAAGACTATGAAAGCAATAATCAAATAATCGATGAAACAACAAATTTACGTTATTTAGCATCTAAAGAACGTGTAAATTATGTTTTAAAGGAAATGGATTATTATGGCTACTGCGGAGATAAGGCTAAAGGTTTAGTATTTTGCAGTAGACAAGAAGAAGCGCATGAATTAGCAAATCTTTTTTCTGAAAAAGGTCATCCTGCTGTGGCATTGACTAATAAGGATAGTGACAAAAAACGGATTGAAGTTGTAAGCCAATTAGCAGACGGAGATATCGAATATATTATTGCTGTTGATTTGTTTAATGAAGGTATAGATATTCCCTCATTGAATCAAATTATTATGTTGCGCAATACTCAATCTGCTATCGTATTTATTCAGCAATTAGGGCGCGGCCTTAGAAAATATCCAGGTAAAGAATTTGTGACAATTCTTGATTTTATTGGAAATTATAAAAATAATTACTTAATTCCAATTGCGTTGAATCAAGACAATTCTCGTGATAAAGATAAGGTCAAAAGAGAGACGAGATTACCTAATTTTATTGATGTTTCTACAATTAACTTTAGTAAGATAGCTTCTGATAGAATTTTAGCTTCACTTGATCAGATCAAATTGGATAGTATGCGTGAGTTACGAAGTAGTTATCAAGAATTAAAAAATAAATTAGGTCGAATTCCGTTTTTGTTAGATTTCTATCAATATGGGACAGTTGCTCCGGAAGTTTTTGCAAATAACCACGGACTAAGTAGTTATGCAACCTTTTTAGAAAAAATGGGCGAACCAATTGAGCTTAATAAATATGAAGATGAAGTATTAAGTTTTGTCACTAAAGAACTACTTAATGGTAAAAGAGCACATGAATTAGTTTTGTTAAAAATGCTGTTGAAGCAAAACTTTGTTAAGCAAGAAGATTATCTTGCTAAGCTGCAACATAAAAAAATCTATGTTAACGATGAAGTGTTAAGTTCAGTAGACGATATTTTAGATTTATCATTTTTTGATGTAAAGCAGGGAAAAACTACTAAAAAAGCTCAATATGGTGATAGGCCATTAATTGAGCATAGTAATTTATTTGATTATAAATTGAATGATGAATTAAGGAATGCATTGAATAAAAATTCAATGTTTAAACAGCTTTTTAAGGATGTAATAGATGTCGGTCTTGAACTAAATCGGCAGTACAATAACCAAAGTCAATTTACGTTGTACCAACAATATGATAGAAAAGATGCCTGTCGTTTACTTAATTGGGCTAAAGATGTTTCTGCACCAATGTATGGCTATCGTGTAGGTGAAAAAGATACTCCAATTTTTATTACTTATCGTAAAGATGATCATGAAAAACGAAATGCACTATATCATAATACCCTAGAAGATGGACGTAGCTTGCGTTGGTATACTAGAGTACCACGACATTTAGATTCAGAAGAGGTAAAGAAGTTATTGCATACTAAAGACATGCATTTACATTTATTTGTGAAAAGAAGCGATGCCGACGGAAAGCAGTTCTTCTATTTAGGAGAAGCTACAATTCAGGCTGATTCAGTTAAAGAAGAGCTTTTAGGTGTTAAGAAAAAGCCGGCGGTAGGGATGAATTTACTTCTAAAGCATCCTTTAGATAATTCAATGCATGAATTGTTATTTGAATAA
- a CDS encoding amino acid permease, with protein sequence MNDEKTEDWALEQDLKYNRLTAFKLFAMTSSMVISVDELAPFGKTGATALFYLLIAGIAWFIPITQMAGEMASINGWEKGGIFTWVKGSLGDKTGWTAMFYQWIHITVGMDTMMYVIIGALSITFNTPWFNTTPLMRFILMMIILWGATAIQIIGIKKIGRIAEWLFILGISTPVILLIISFFVYVLQGHPLHMTINWNTVIPHQLNGTTLVAFVPFMLAFCGGEASAPHVKNLDHPKSYSKVMLALAITAICFDLLGSMAIGMTVPKDQIQNSTGFVYTYGKLLTSIGLPGDVLQKIVGIMLACGIIGELGNWIAGPNQGMYEAAKDGYMPKFFAKTTKHGVPIRIMILQSSIVTISALLITFTSGADADFAFNVSLAATTAQYLMVYMIMLISYIVLKRKHEDYHRMYYMTKNPNLSIAIAAVALVITIVAFFVTFVPAQGTPIRLRHIYIWTLVGMCAIVSVLPLILYRWHAKWQNQ encoded by the coding sequence TTGAATGACGAGAAAACAGAAGATTGGGCTTTAGAGCAAGATCTTAAGTACAATCGGTTAACGGCATTTAAGCTGTTTGCGATGACTAGTTCAATGGTTATTTCCGTTGATGAACTAGCACCGTTTGGCAAGACTGGTGCTACTGCACTATTTTATTTGCTAATTGCTGGAATTGCCTGGTTTATTCCCATCACTCAAATGGCTGGTGAAATGGCTTCAATTAACGGTTGGGAAAAAGGCGGTATTTTTACTTGGGTAAAAGGTTCACTGGGCGATAAGACTGGATGGACTGCTATGTTTTATCAATGGATCCATATTACAGTTGGGATGGATACCATGATGTATGTGATTATTGGTGCTCTTTCAATCACTTTTAATACGCCTTGGTTTAATACTACACCGCTGATGCGTTTCATTTTGATGATGATTATTTTATGGGGTGCTACGGCAATTCAGATAATTGGTATTAAAAAGATAGGTAGAATCGCTGAATGGCTCTTCATTCTTGGAATTTCGACACCTGTAATCCTTTTGATTATTTCGTTTTTTGTTTATGTGTTACAAGGGCATCCCTTACATATGACAATTAATTGGAATACGGTTATCCCACATCAATTAAATGGCACTACACTAGTTGCATTTGTTCCTTTCATGTTGGCTTTTTGTGGTGGTGAAGCATCTGCTCCACATGTTAAAAATTTGGATCATCCTAAGTCATATTCAAAAGTTATGCTTGCTTTAGCAATTACAGCTATTTGTTTTGATCTTTTAGGTAGTATGGCAATTGGAATGACAGTTCCTAAAGATCAAATTCAAAATAGTACTGGTTTTGTTTACACTTATGGTAAGTTACTTACTTCAATTGGATTACCAGGAGATGTTTTACAAAAAATTGTTGGGATAATGCTAGCATGCGGAATTATCGGTGAATTGGGTAACTGGATTGCTGGTCCTAACCAAGGGATGTATGAAGCTGCTAAAGATGGTTACATGCCTAAATTTTTTGCCAAAACTACTAAGCATGGTGTACCAATCAGAATTATGATTTTACAATCAAGTATTGTAACTATTTCTGCATTATTAATTACCTTTACTAGTGGTGCTGATGCCGATTTTGCATTTAATGTATCTTTAGCTGCCACTACAGCACAGTATTTAATGGTTTATATGATAATGTTGATTTCTTACATTGTTTTGAAGAGAAAACATGAAGATTATCACCGTATGTATTACATGACCAAAAATCCCAATTTAAGTATTGCAATTGCTGCAGTAGCACTAGTTATTACTATTGTGGCATTCTTTGTAACCTTTGTTCCTGCACAAGGAACCCCGATCCGGTTACGTCATATTTATATTTGGACATTAGTTGGTATGTGTGCAATTGTTTCAGTATTACCGTTGATTCTTTATCGCTGGCATGCAAAATGGCAAAATCAATAA
- a CDS encoding exodeoxyribonuclease III: protein MILISWNIDSLNAALTGTSARAEETRQVLEKIHAKNPDIIAIQETKLKATGPTKKHQEILAEKFPEYNYVWRSSEEPARKGYAGTMYLYKKDLTPIVSYPVIGAPEPMDCEGRIITLEFNDFYVTQVYTPNSGSGLKRLSDRQVWDQKYTKYLQELDKHKPVLASGDYNCAHTEIDLKHPNNNHHSAGFTDEERSGFTNLLNAGFTDTFRKVHGNITDVYSWWAQRVKTAKINNSGWRIDYWLVSNRIANKVVRSEMIDTEKRADHCPILLEINL, encoded by the coding sequence ATGATTTTAATTTCATGGAATATTGATTCTTTAAATGCGGCTTTAACGGGAACTTCAGCTAGAGCGGAAGAAACCAGACAGGTATTAGAAAAAATTCACGCTAAAAATCCAGATATTATTGCCATTCAAGAAACAAAATTAAAGGCAACTGGCCCAACAAAAAAGCATCAGGAAATTTTAGCAGAAAAATTTCCTGAATATAATTATGTTTGGCGTTCTTCTGAAGAGCCTGCTAGAAAAGGCTATGCGGGGACTATGTATTTATATAAAAAGGATTTAACCCCGATTGTTTCTTATCCGGTAATTGGTGCACCAGAACCAATGGATTGTGAGGGACGTATTATAACTCTAGAATTCAATGACTTTTATGTGACACAAGTTTATACGCCCAATTCCGGTAGTGGATTGAAGAGATTAAGTGACCGCCAAGTTTGGGATCAAAAGTATACTAAATACTTACAAGAATTAGATAAACACAAGCCAGTTTTGGCAAGCGGTGATTATAACTGTGCTCATACTGAGATTGATTTGAAGCATCCAAATAATAATCATCATTCTGCCGGTTTTACTGATGAGGAAAGATCTGGGTTTACTAATTTACTAAATGCTGGTTTTACAGACACTTTTAGAAAAGTTCACGGTAATATTACGGATGTATATTCTTGGTGGGCTCAACGTGTAAAAACCGCTAAAATAAACAACTCTGGATGGAGAATTGATTATTGGCTTGTATCTAATAGGATTGCTAATAAGGTGGTTCGCTCAGAAATGATTGATACCGAAAAAAGAGCAGACCATTGTCCAATTTTGCTTGAAATTAACCTTTAA
- a CDS encoding D-2-hydroxyacid dehydrogenase, with product MTKIFAYAIRKDEEPFLNEWKEAHKDIDVDYTDKLLTPETAKLAEGADGVVVYQQLDYTPETLQALADAGVTKMSLRNVGVDNIDMDKAKELGFEITNVPVYSPDAIAEHAAIQAARVLRQDKRMDEKMAKRDLRWAPTIGREVRDQVVGVVGTGHIGQVFMKIMEGFGAKVIAYDIFKNPELEKKGYYVDSLDDLYKQADVISLHVPDVPANVHMINDESIAKMKDGVVIVNCSRGPLVDTDAVIRGLDSGKIFGFVMDTYEGEVGVFNKDWEGKEFPDERLADLIDRPNVLVTPHTAFYTTHAVRNMVVKAFDNNLELIKGEKPDSPVALDKNKF from the coding sequence ATGACAAAGATTTTTGCTTACGCTATTCGTAAAGACGAAGAACCATTCTTAAACGAATGGAAGGAAGCTCACAAAGATATCGATGTTGATTACACTGATAAACTTTTGACTCCTGAAACTGCAAAGCTTGCTGAAGGTGCAGACGGTGTTGTTGTTTACCAACAATTAGACTACACTCCTGAAACCCTTCAAGCATTGGCAGATGCTGGCGTAACTAAGATGTCATTACGTAACGTTGGTGTCGATAACATCGACATGGACAAGGCCAAAGAATTAGGCTTTGAAATCACTAATGTTCCTGTTTACTCACCAGACGCTATTGCTGAACATGCTGCTATTCAAGCTGCACGTGTATTACGTCAAGACAAGCGCATGGACGAAAAGATGGCTAAACGTGATTTACGTTGGGCACCAACTATCGGCCGTGAAGTTCGTGACCAAGTTGTCGGTGTTGTTGGTACTGGTCACATTGGTCAAGTATTTATGAAGATTATGGAAGGCTTTGGCGCAAAAGTTATTGCTTACGATATCTTCAAGAACCCTGAACTTGAAAAGAAGGGTTACTACGTTGATTCACTTGATGACTTGTACAAGCAAGCTGATGTAATTTCACTTCACGTACCAGACGTTCCAGCTAACGTACACATGATTAACGATGAATCAATCGCCAAAATGAAGGATGGCGTTGTAATCGTAAACTGCTCACGTGGTCCACTTGTTGACACTGATGCAGTAATTCGTGGTTTAGACTCAGGCAAGATCTTCGGCTTCGTTATGGATACTTACGAAGGCGAAGTTGGTGTATTTAACAAGGACTGGGAAGGTAAAGAATTCCCAGACGAACGCTTGGCAGACTTAATTGATCGTCCAAACGTATTGGTAACCCCACACACTGCCTTCTACACTACTCACGCTGTACGTAACATGGTTGTTAAGGCATTTGACAACAACTTGGAATTAATCAAGGGCGAAAAACCAGATTCTCCAGTTGCTTTGGACAAGAACAAGTTCTAA